Below is a genomic region from Salmo salar chromosome ssa11, Ssal_v3.1, whole genome shotgun sequence.
GGTTTATTCAATCAACTTTACTGCTGTAGTAAATTAACCACATGTTGTTTAAATATTAATAGTGATGACCTTGATGATAGTAGGTTTACAAGACAGAATAGTTCAAATCACTATTTATTCTGAATTGTATTACATTTTAACAGTTTTTTTCTGGATTGGGGGAAACATGTGGTGTACTTACTGGGGTGGTACATTTGATGAGTAAACCCTTTAATACCTTTACAGCACCATTTGTAATACAGTTGTATAGTACTTCCCTTTCTTGAAACGCAGTGCCTCTGTAACACCCAAGCTGCATAGCTTTGGGTCCTATCAGTTCACACCTTGCAAGTGTTGGCTTTGTTCTGAGCCTCTATCCCATCTCTTTCTCCATTCATCAAAGTATGTCCTTGCTCACTGGCTCTGAAGAATTGAAAAGCATTGGAATGGTGTAAGCAACACCTGAAAGGTGTGACACCATATGTCATGTCAGTCCTTTCTTGTTATATCAATGAGGGGGAGTGAAGGAAGGTGCTCTGTTCAGGCGGTGATGGGCATGTTGTCCCTGTAGCAGGCTGCCCTCTGGGGGGCGGTGTAGCTACACAGGTCCTGGTAGATCCGGGCCATCTGCTCCCCGGCCTGCAGCTCGTCTGACTGGATCTCCAGGTTTGGACTGCTGTACTGGGAACGACGCATGCTCACCGCATCCAACAGCTGCTGGCAGTTCACTGGAGTGACCTGTGGCCGagcacagacagagaaagaaggagagagggagagaaggagagggggaactgTAAGCTCAGTCTGCCAGCTTCTGACAGTAGACTGGAGTGATCTGAACACAACCagacagggagagaagaagagaggtaaCTGTTAGCTCAGTTTGTATTTTtatggtacactcttagaaaaaaagatgttatctagaaccttaaagggttcttcgactgtccccataggggaaccctttgaataaccctttttagttgcaggtagaacacttttggttccaggtagaacccttttaggttccatgtagaacctttttgtagagggttctacatggatcccaaaagggttctacctggaagcaaAAAGGGTTGGGGACAGCCCGAAGaacccctttggaacccttttttctaagagtgtagtggtGCCCTTTTGACCAAATCACCTTGAAGACTAAAGTTACCTCTATTTACTCAAACCCATTCTGGGACTGTGCAGGGGGATACCACATGTTTCAGTGATCCAGGGGATATAACCTCTGTTACCTGGACGATGATAAGTTTGCTCTTGGCTGTGCTGAGGTTATGAAGCTCCTCCCCAAAACACAGGGTCACAATGGGGTCAGGGGCGGGAAGCTGGCCCTCCTGGTACAGCTGGAGAGCTGGGACAAACAAAGCAGACAGAGAAGAACTTATTACACAGACAGAGAATGCTTCATCATAACTGCACACTGATGAGTGAAGGCATGTACTCCAAAGAGTATATGTCTGTCAGTCAAGAGTACATGTATTCCTGTCCTCTTCAGAGCACAACATcctaaatcaacaacaaaaacaacatgaGTTCCTTTCTCCTCACCTTGGAGGAACCTTCCTGTGTCAAAAATCTTGACCACAGCATCTCTCTCCAGTTTGCAGGGCCCCCCAGGGCTGTAGTGGGGGCCCAATCCCCCCAGCCCGCTCCAGAACACACGGCTCTGGCACAGCCTCTTGATGAAGATGCCCTCGCGGTTGGCACGGACCAGCACGCCCCTCTCCAGGTGGCCCAGGAGCTTGCGGGTGACATGGCGTTGGCGCTCAACCTCGATGAGTTCAGCGGGAGGGAAACAGACGTTCTGCAGGCTGTCTGGGAGACCGTAGGGGGACCTGTGCTGGACCAAGGGAGGCTGACCCGGAGAGATACGACAGCCATCAGCATGAGATGTCACCACGCTGTCCATCAGCTTCCCGCCATAGAAGAAGTTAATGATCATCTGGGAGAAAgctggaaacagagggaggaaagTGTTGAGTAAGCCACCGCATTGTCTTCCATTAAGTCTCGCAGAGGAATGGAAATAAATACATCTGTATTTAGAAATACTGAGGAAACATACCGGCATTGAAAGAACCCATCGGCGAGGGATCTTGATGCCCCGGGAAGACTGCAGGGTAATAAAAAGAAAAAGATAACTGACTTTGTGGTATAGATGTTTTCAATTCTGAAATTCAAACATTGCCTTCCTCTTACATATGCAGCATGCTCGTTAAGATGCAATGACCTTGAGTGACCGTGAAAAACATCTGACCCCTCTATCATGTCATGATTTGTCATTTCATCAAAAAATACAGCCCGTCAAGCACAACAGACTCACAGGCGGTGTGACCAAGACAAAAACACCATAGTAAGCAAAGTGCTAAAGGAAATGAGCAAATCCTTCCCCCTCTAGAATTCTAGAATCATGTAAACAAGCTTGTGTTAGAAGCCATAACTGCAAGGTAATGTCGCAGTTTTGCATCGCTATAGATACGCAGTTATTTTTAAAACGTATAAATCTCCACCTGTCACAAAGGAGGAACTGTAGCCTCATGCTGTAGCCTCATAGAACATACCACAATAATGCCCACTTTGATGCAGGACACATAAACATGCAAGTTTCTCTACACAATGTCCTCATGGCAAACAGCTAGACAGATACTTTTAACAAAGGACAATATGATGTATAGGCATTTGCTAACTCTAATTGAATTGATCAGATAATTGACATATGTTCCAGTCGCCACTGTATGAAAGTGTTTAAATGGACATGACACCACTGCATGTTGGCGATACTCCACTAGATTGGATGACACTGCTAAAGAGAAGAACCGTTGACTGAGTGGAGAAGGACCCTTACCACTGACGCTGCCCTGGGACCAGTACTCTGGGCTGGGCTGCATCCTACAGCCATCCTCCTGGGGAGAGTGGCTCCTCTTGATGATGCCAAGGTACTC
It encodes:
- the LOC106562284 gene encoding interferon regulatory factor 8 isoform X2, coding for MSVNPGGRRLKQWLVEQIHSGQYPGLVWEDDSRTMFRIPWKHAGKQDYNQEVDASIFKAWAVFKGKFKEGEKAEPATWKTRLRCALNKSPDFEEVGDRSQLDISEPYKVYRIVPEEEQKSKSAAAALTSSPGDTTDMDCSSADLEELMKEVKQSSSDEYLGIIKRSHSPQEDGCRMQPSPEYWSQGSVSVFPGHQDPSPMGSFNAAFSQMIINFFYGGKLMDSVVTSHADGCRISPGQPPLVQHRSPYGLPDSLQNVCFPPAELIEVERQRHVTRKLLGHLERGVLVRANREGIFIKRLCQSRVFWSGLGGLGPHYSPGGPCKLERDAVVKIFDTGRFLQALQLYQEGQLPAPDPIVTLCFGEELHNLSTAKSKLIIVQVTPVNCQQLLDAVSMRRSQYSSPNLEIQSDELQAGEQMARIYQDLCSYTAPQRAACYRDNMPITA
- the LOC106562284 gene encoding interferon regulatory factor 8 isoform X1; this translates as MSVNPGGRRLKQWLVEQIHSGQYPGLVWEDDSRTMFRIPWKHAGKQDYNQEVDASIFKAWAVFKGKFKEGEKAEPATWKTRLRCALNKSPDFEEVGDRSQLDISEPYKVYRIVPEEEQKTGKSAAAALTSSPGDTTDMDCSSADLEELMKEVKQSSSDEYLGIIKRSHSPQEDGCRMQPSPEYWSQGSVSVFPGHQDPSPMGSFNAAFSQMIINFFYGGKLMDSVVTSHADGCRISPGQPPLVQHRSPYGLPDSLQNVCFPPAELIEVERQRHVTRKLLGHLERGVLVRANREGIFIKRLCQSRVFWSGLGGLGPHYSPGGPCKLERDAVVKIFDTGRFLQALQLYQEGQLPAPDPIVTLCFGEELHNLSTAKSKLIIVQVTPVNCQQLLDAVSMRRSQYSSPNLEIQSDELQAGEQMARIYQDLCSYTAPQRAACYRDNMPITA
- the LOC106562284 gene encoding interferon regulatory factor 8 isoform X3, with product MSVNPGGRRLKQWLVEQIHSGQYPGLVWEDDSRTMFRIPWKHAGKQDYNQEVDASIFKAWAVFKGKFKEGEKAEPATWKTRLRCALNKSPDFEEVGDRSQLDISEPYKVYRIVPEEEQKTGKSAAAALTSSPGDTTDMDCSSADLEELMKESSSDEYLGIIKRSHSPQEDGCRMQPSPEYWSQGSVSVFPGHQDPSPMGSFNAAFSQMIINFFYGGKLMDSVVTSHADGCRISPGQPPLVQHRSPYGLPDSLQNVCFPPAELIEVERQRHVTRKLLGHLERGVLVRANREGIFIKRLCQSRVFWSGLGGLGPHYSPGGPCKLERDAVVKIFDTGRFLQALQLYQEGQLPAPDPIVTLCFGEELHNLSTAKSKLIIVQVTPVNCQQLLDAVSMRRSQYSSPNLEIQSDELQAGEQMARIYQDLCSYTAPQRAACYRDNMPITA
- the LOC106562284 gene encoding interferon regulatory factor 8 isoform X4; the protein is MSVNPGGRRLKQWLVEQIHSGQYPGLVWEDDSRTMFRIPWKHAGKQDYNQEVDASIFKAWAVFKGKFKEGEKAEPATWKTRLRCALNKSPDFEEVGDRSQLDISEPYKVYRIVPEEEQKSKSAAAALTSSPGDTTDMDCSSADLEELMKESSSDEYLGIIKRSHSPQEDGCRMQPSPEYWSQGSVSVFPGHQDPSPMGSFNAAFSQMIINFFYGGKLMDSVVTSHADGCRISPGQPPLVQHRSPYGLPDSLQNVCFPPAELIEVERQRHVTRKLLGHLERGVLVRANREGIFIKRLCQSRVFWSGLGGLGPHYSPGGPCKLERDAVVKIFDTGRFLQALQLYQEGQLPAPDPIVTLCFGEELHNLSTAKSKLIIVQVTPVNCQQLLDAVSMRRSQYSSPNLEIQSDELQAGEQMARIYQDLCSYTAPQRAACYRDNMPITA